The following coding sequences are from one Treponema bryantii window:
- a CDS encoding EAL domain-containing protein: MEFGVSDYYVIGELITCWGAFLIGVNTILSYALYDKRQRFFLYAALATFFCAAANMVSVYCIAHYTELSHSFCTLITSLYFFTLLISPFIMISYVCDMAFQNKRKKKVFNSVLGAVQTLYFLLVIINVKTGWIFHYDDVEGYIRGPIKNITYLLACGYGVILAVTVIILRKNIARRIFWVFIFYPFISIYFVIIQYLFPKILLTGVASFTSLLFAYVTIQSYTMEINIRTGLMTESRLRKRIHIQHKGGVLYVMTIDNINMIQSCLDASELNQLYLQLGEIFMTYFQRNSYILSMNRFAAIGHSVDEVHQKSQRIMEDIKKLSSDINSVIPIPIESYSAALEFGKDDNDYDSMMDLINNLLGRTKAAQLKSLQICDESVFADRERKRCIYKILKRELTLESEQFQVWFQPIYSIDNKKFEYMEALSRLRNTELGDIPPQEFVQVAENRGLIEMLGFVAFEKVCKFISDNRDTVNAVSINFSVYQMMNPNVVENVLNTISRFSLLPSNIIMEITESIFIDNYELVMHNMLALARAGVKFYLDDFGTGYSNLTNVISLPFSTIKMDRSLVLAMEEGQKGVSLFFDLVSTFKGVGFKILVEGVETNNQNYLVERAGVDYIQGFLYSRPLPAVECIELLKRTAASVN; the protein is encoded by the coding sequence ATGGAATTTGGAGTTTCAGATTACTATGTTATTGGTGAGCTCATAACCTGCTGGGGCGCTTTTCTTATCGGTGTTAATACAATCCTCTCGTATGCACTGTATGATAAAAGACAGAGATTCTTTCTTTACGCAGCCCTTGCAACCTTTTTTTGTGCTGCTGCTAATATGGTTTCTGTATATTGTATAGCTCATTATACAGAACTTTCTCATTCTTTCTGCACACTTATTACATCACTTTATTTTTTTACGCTTCTTATAAGTCCTTTTATAATGATCAGTTATGTTTGTGATATGGCATTTCAAAATAAAAGAAAAAAGAAAGTGTTTAATTCTGTGCTTGGGGCTGTTCAGACACTTTATTTTCTGCTTGTTATAATCAACGTAAAAACAGGATGGATTTTCCATTATGATGATGTTGAAGGTTATATACGTGGACCAATAAAAAATATTACTTATCTGCTGGCTTGTGGTTATGGAGTGATTCTTGCAGTTACAGTCATCATACTTAGAAAGAATATTGCGCGGCGTATATTCTGGGTATTTATCTTCTATCCATTTATTTCAATATATTTTGTTATTATTCAATATTTGTTCCCCAAAATTTTATTAACCGGGGTTGCTTCTTTTACTTCTCTTCTGTTTGCATATGTAACAATTCAGTCTTACACAATGGAAATAAATATAAGGACAGGCCTTATGACAGAAAGCCGCCTTCGTAAGCGCATTCATATTCAGCATAAGGGTGGAGTTTTATATGTAATGACAATAGACAATATCAATATGATACAGTCTTGTCTGGATGCATCTGAATTAAATCAGCTCTATCTTCAGCTTGGTGAAATATTTATGACGTATTTCCAGCGCAATTCATATATACTTTCAATGAACAGATTTGCTGCAATAGGACATTCTGTAGATGAAGTTCATCAGAAGAGTCAGAGAATAATGGAAGATATTAAAAAACTTTCTTCAGATATAAATTCCGTAATTCCGATTCCAATTGAGTCTTATTCTGCAGCATTGGAATTTGGAAAAGATGATAATGATTATGATTCAATGATGGATCTGATAAATAATCTGCTGGGGCGTACTAAAGCTGCTCAGCTCAAATCACTTCAAATTTGTGATGAATCTGTTTTTGCAGACCGTGAAAGAAAACGCTGTATTTATAAAATTCTCAAACGTGAACTTACACTTGAATCGGAACAGTTTCAGGTCTGGTTTCAACCGATTTATTCTATTGATAATAAGAAGTTCGAATACATGGAAGCTCTTTCACGACTGCGTAATACAGAACTTGGAGATATACCTCCGCAGGAATTTGTTCAGGTTGCAGAAAACCGAGGTCTTATAGAAATGCTTGGTTTTGTTGCTTTTGAAAAAGTCTGTAAATTTATTTCTGACAATAGGGATACTGTAAATGCAGTTTCAATTAACTTTTCTGTTTATCAGATGATGAATCCAAATGTTGTTGAAAATGTTTTGAATACCATAAGCCGTTTTAGTCTACTTCCGTCAAATATTATTATGGAAATCACAGAAAGTATTTTCATTGATAACTATGAGCTGGTTATGCATAATATGCTGGCGCTGGCGCGTGCAGGTGTAAAATTCTATCTTGATGATTTTGGAACAGGTTATTCAAATCTTACAAACGTCATTTCTCTGCCATTTTCTACTATTAAAATGGACCGCTCTCTCGTGCTTGCAATGGAAGAGGGGCAGAAAGGTGTCAGTCTTTTCTTTGATCTTGTAAGTACCTTTAAGGGTGTAGGTTTTAAGATTCTGGTTGAAGGTGTTGAGACAAACAATCAGAATTATCTTGTTGAACGTGCCGGTGTTGATTATATTCAGGGCTTTTTATACAGCAGACCGCTTCCTGCAGTTGAATGTATTGAACTGTTGAAACGAACTGCTGCTTCTGTTAATTAG
- a CDS encoding ACT domain-containing protein, whose product MNAIITVVGSDKVGIIAKVSQYLSEHKINIADITQTILSGNFVMMMMVDLTAADIDIETLRSNMNSLATDMGVEINIMNEKVFSAMHRV is encoded by the coding sequence ATGAATGCAATTATTACTGTAGTAGGTTCAGATAAAGTTGGAATTATCGCTAAGGTTTCTCAGTATCTTTCTGAGCATAAAATCAACATTGCAGATATTACACAGACAATTCTTTCCGGCAATTTTGTAATGATGATGATGGTAGACCTTACAGCTGCAGATATTGATATTGAAACTCTTCGCTCAAATATGAATTCTCTTGCAACCGATATGGGTGTAGAAATCAACATTATGAACGAGAAAGTATTCTCTGCAATGCATCGCGTATAA
- a CDS encoding dGTP triphosphohydrolase, with protein sequence MQNSFVDVRTGPENSKWEQANKREIPIYGRNNEIRSEFERDYTRILHSQAYRRLKHKTQVFFAPHNDHICTRMEHVMHVASVATTIAKYLGLNDQLAGAIAMGHDIGHAPFGHHGEDCLNKLLEQKEGHNAPKKFWHERNSLFFADFIETLPDPNGFEQPLNLTYAVRDGLICHCGEIDQQAIKPREEAIDLYSIKRPGIIQPYTWEGCVVKIADKIAYLGRDIEDARAYHILDMSAYRELREIVGSTLGFERKGARALRSGKAVNTTTLINDLIVDLCEQSSPEKGLCFSEEYFRFIIELKKFNFAHIYKHWRLGEFAIYAENIIGTLFRTLQKTMIYAETGRVAQALRFYPKLCATFEDWLIKYTTYKPFIAERHSFADRKQVLKYNTQPVFDLHDNESYTKCIIEFISGMTDQFAIQVYEEIITF encoded by the coding sequence ATGCAGAATTCATTTGTTGACGTACGTACCGGACCAGAAAATTCTAAATGGGAACAGGCAAATAAACGGGAAATTCCTATTTACGGACGAAACAATGAAATCCGCTCAGAATTTGAACGCGATTATACAAGAATTCTGCACTCTCAGGCATACCGCCGCCTTAAACACAAAACACAGGTATTCTTTGCACCTCATAATGACCATATCTGTACAAGAATGGAACACGTTATGCACGTTGCTTCTGTTGCAACAACCATCGCAAAATACCTTGGATTAAATGACCAGCTCGCAGGTGCAATTGCAATGGGACACGATATTGGGCATGCACCTTTCGGTCACCATGGAGAAGACTGTCTGAACAAACTGCTTGAACAGAAAGAAGGACATAATGCTCCAAAGAAATTCTGGCACGAACGCAACAGTCTTTTTTTTGCTGATTTTATTGAGACGCTTCCAGATCCGAATGGCTTTGAACAACCTTTAAATCTGACTTACGCTGTACGAGACGGCCTTATCTGTCACTGCGGAGAAATTGACCAGCAGGCTATTAAACCCCGTGAAGAAGCTATTGACCTGTACTCTATTAAACGGCCGGGAATTATTCAGCCGTACACATGGGAAGGCTGTGTAGTAAAGATTGCTGATAAAATTGCGTACCTTGGTAGAGACATCGAGGATGCCCGCGCTTATCACATTCTGGACATGTCGGCTTATAGAGAGCTCCGGGAAATTGTCGGCAGCACGCTCGGTTTTGAGAGAAAGGGAGCGCGGGCATTACGGAGCGGTAAAGCAGTAAACACCACAACTCTCATAAACGACCTTATTGTAGACCTCTGCGAACAGAGCAGTCCTGAAAAAGGTCTGTGCTTTTCTGAAGAGTATTTCCGCTTCATCATCGAGCTCAAGAAATTTAATTTTGCACATATTTATAAGCACTGGCGTCTTGGAGAATTTGCCATCTACGCCGAGAACATCATAGGAACTCTTTTCCGAACTCTGCAGAAAACTATGATTTATGCAGAAACCGGACGTGTTGCCCAGGCACTGCGCTTTTATCCGAAACTCTGTGCTACCTTTGAAGACTGGCTCATAAAATACACTACTTACAAACCATTTATAGCAGAACGCCACAGTTTTGCAGACCGCAAGCAGGTTTTAAAATATAATACACAGCCTGTATTCGATCTTCACGATAATGAATCTTACACTAAATGTATAATAGAATTTATTTCAGGAATGACAGATCAGTTTGCAATTCAGGTTTACGAAGAAATAATTACATTCTAA
- the argF gene encoding ornithine carbamoyltransferase — MDLKGRNFLTLKDFSPAEITGLLDLAADLKEKKKKGIPVDIHRGKNIALIFEKTSTRTRCAFEVAAHDLGICTTYLAEGSQIGKKESIADTARVLGRMFDGIEYRGFEQTLVEDLAKYSGVVVWNGLTNEYHPTQMLADMLTIREHFGKLKGLKLVYFGDARYNIGNSLCIVCSKLGLNLTLCAPEKYFPNKALVDECEKWNQESGGSITLESDVDKAAKDADIIYTDVWVSMGEPDEIWAERINDLKPYQVNAEVMKKAKPTAIFMHDLPSFHDLNTKIGKEVGEKFGLTAMEVTDEVFESKQSVVFDEAENRMHTIKAVIAATLGNNF, encoded by the coding sequence AAAGATTTCTCACCGGCGGAAATTACCGGACTTCTTGACCTTGCCGCAGATTTGAAGGAAAAGAAAAAGAAAGGGATTCCTGTGGATATTCACCGTGGAAAAAATATTGCCCTCATCTTTGAAAAGACAAGTACACGTACCCGCTGTGCTTTTGAGGTTGCTGCACATGATCTTGGAATCTGTACAACTTATCTTGCAGAAGGCAGTCAGATTGGTAAAAAGGAAAGTATTGCAGATACAGCACGTGTACTCGGCCGTATGTTTGATGGAATCGAATACCGTGGTTTCGAGCAGACACTTGTAGAAGATCTTGCTAAATATTCTGGCGTAGTTGTATGGAACGGACTTACAAACGAATATCATCCGACACAGATGCTTGCCGATATGCTTACAATCCGTGAGCACTTTGGTAAACTTAAGGGACTTAAACTCGTATACTTTGGTGATGCACGTTACAATATTGGAAACTCACTCTGTATTGTATGTTCAAAACTTGGTTTGAATCTTACTCTCTGTGCACCAGAAAAATATTTTCCAAATAAGGCTCTCGTAGATGAGTGTGAAAAATGGAATCAGGAGAGTGGTGGTTCAATCACTCTTGAAAGTGATGTAGATAAGGCTGCAAAAGATGCAGATATTATTTATACTGATGTCTGGGTAAGCATGGGTGAACCAGATGAAATCTGGGCTGAACGAATTAACGACCTTAAGCCTTATCAGGTAAATGCAGAAGTTATGAAGAAGGCAAAGCCAACTGCAATCTTTATGCATGACCTTCCTTCTTTCCATGATTTGAATACAAAGATTGGAAAAGAGGTTGGAGAAAAGTTCGGTCTTACTGCTATGGAAGTTACAGATGAGGTTTTTGAAAGCAAACAGTCGGTAGTTTTCGATGAAGCTGAAAACCGTATGCATACAATCAAGGCAGTAATTGCTGCAACTCTCGGTAACAATTTCTAG